One Setaria italica strain Yugu1 chromosome I, Setaria_italica_v2.0, whole genome shotgun sequence DNA window includes the following coding sequences:
- the LOC101777331 gene encoding CMP-sialic acid transporter 1 isoform X4, giving the protein MQWYLVAALLTILTSSQGILTTLSQSNGKYKYDYATIPFLAELLKLSFSSFFLWKECHSSSPPRMTKEWRSVRLYLVPSVIYLIHNNVQFATLTYVDPSTYQIVGNLKIVTTGILFRKLSNLQWMAIVLLAVGATTSQVKGCGDAPCDSLFSAPLQGYMLGILSACLSALAGVYTEYLMKKNSDSLYWQNVQLYTFGVIFNMGWLIYGDFKTGFELGPWWQRLFNGYSITTWMVVFNLGSTGLLVSWLMKYSDNIVKVYSTSMAMLLTMVISIYLFSVKATIQLFLGIMVCIISLQMYFMPVHMLVELPQTLPVTSK; this is encoded by the exons ATGCAGTGGTACTTGGTGGCTGCTCTTCTCACCATCCTGACCAGCTCTCAG GGTATATTGACTACTCTCTCCCAGAGCAATGGCAAGTACAAGTATGACTATGCAACCATCCCCTTCCTTGCAGAACTGTTAAAG TTGTCTTTCTCAAGCTTCTTCCTTTGGAAGGAATGCCATTCTTCATCTCCACCAAGGATGACAAAGGAGTGGAGGAGTGTGCGACTATATCTTGTTCCTTCAGTAATATACCTCATCCACAACAATGTCCAGTTTGCAACCTTGACTTATGTTGATCCATCTACCTATCAGATAGTGGGAAACTTGAAAATTGTGACAACCGGGATTTTGTTTAG GAAGTTGTCAAATCTACAATGGATGGCAATTGTTTTGCTAGCTGTTGGTGCAACCACCAGCCAG GTGAAAGGATGTGGAGATGCACCATGTGATTCGCTTTTCTCAGCACCATTACAGGGTTACATGCTTGGGATACTTTCCGCTTGTCTTTCAGCTCTAGCTGGTGTCTACACAGAGTACTTGATGAAGAAGAACAGCGATAGTTTGTACTGGCAAAATGTACAATTATATAC GTTTGGAGTTATATTCAACATGGGATGGTTAATTTATGGTGACTTCAAAACTGGATTTGAGTTGGGCCCCTGGTGGCAGCGCCTATTTAATGGTTATTCTATCACAACATGGATGGTTGTGTTCAATTTAGGGTCCACTGGTCTGCTAGTATCATGGTTGATGAAGTATTCAGACAATATAGTCAAG GTGTACTCAACTTCAATGGCCATGTTGTTGACAATGGTTATATCTATATATCTTTTCAGTGTGAAAGCAACAATTCAG CTTTTCTTAGGCATTATGGTCTGCATAATTTCTCTGCAGATGTATTTTATGCCTGTCCACATGCTTGTTGAATTGCCACAAACATTGCCTGTTACATCAAAGTAG
- the LOC101777331 gene encoding CMP-sialic acid transporter 1 isoform X2, with protein MQWYLVAALLTILTSSQGILTTLSQSNGKYKYDYATIPFLAELLKWTLDNDPSNFCANITMLLTQLSFSSFFLWKECHSSSPPRMTKEWRSVRLYLVPSVIYLIHNNVQFATLTYVDPSTYQIVGNLKIVTTGILFRKLSNLQWMAIVLLAVGATTSQVKGCGDAPCDSLFSAPLQGYMLGILSACLSALAGVYTEYLMKKNSDSLYWQNVQLYTFGVIFNMGWLIYGDFKTGFELGPWWQRLFNGYSITTWMVVFNLGSTGLLVSWLMKYSDNIVKVYSTSMAMLLTMVISIYLFSVKATIQLFLGIMVCIISLQMYFMPVHMLVELPQTLPVTSK; from the exons ATGCAGTGGTACTTGGTGGCTGCTCTTCTCACCATCCTGACCAGCTCTCAG GGTATATTGACTACTCTCTCCCAGAGCAATGGCAAGTACAAGTATGACTATGCAACCATCCCCTTCCTTGCAGAACTGTTAAAG TGGACACTGGACAATGACCCATCAAATTTCTGTGCTAACATCACCATGTTATTGACACAGTTGTCTTTCTCAAGCTTCTTCCTTTGGAAGGAATGCCATTCTTCATCTCCACCAAGGATGACAAAGGAGTGGAGGAGTGTGCGACTATATCTTGTTCCTTCAGTAATATACCTCATCCACAACAATGTCCAGTTTGCAACCTTGACTTATGTTGATCCATCTACCTATCAGATAGTGGGAAACTTGAAAATTGTGACAACCGGGATTTTGTTTAG GAAGTTGTCAAATCTACAATGGATGGCAATTGTTTTGCTAGCTGTTGGTGCAACCACCAGCCAG GTGAAAGGATGTGGAGATGCACCATGTGATTCGCTTTTCTCAGCACCATTACAGGGTTACATGCTTGGGATACTTTCCGCTTGTCTTTCAGCTCTAGCTGGTGTCTACACAGAGTACTTGATGAAGAAGAACAGCGATAGTTTGTACTGGCAAAATGTACAATTATATAC GTTTGGAGTTATATTCAACATGGGATGGTTAATTTATGGTGACTTCAAAACTGGATTTGAGTTGGGCCCCTGGTGGCAGCGCCTATTTAATGGTTATTCTATCACAACATGGATGGTTGTGTTCAATTTAGGGTCCACTGGTCTGCTAGTATCATGGTTGATGAAGTATTCAGACAATATAGTCAAG GTGTACTCAACTTCAATGGCCATGTTGTTGACAATGGTTATATCTATATATCTTTTCAGTGTGAAAGCAACAATTCAG CTTTTCTTAGGCATTATGGTCTGCATAATTTCTCTGCAGATGTATTTTATGCCTGTCCACATGCTTGTTGAATTGCCACAAACATTGCCTGTTACATCAAAGTAG
- the LOC101777331 gene encoding CMP-sialic acid transporter 1 isoform X3: MQWYLVAALLTILTSSQGILTTLSQSNGKYKYDYATIPFLAELLKLSFSSFFLWKECHSSSPPRMTKEWRSVRLYLVPSVIYLIHNNVQFATLTYVDPSTYQIVGNLKIVTTGILFRLVLKRKLSNLQWMAIVLLAVGATTSQVKGCGDAPCDSLFSAPLQGYMLGILSACLSALAGVYTEYLMKKNSDSLYWQNVQLYTFGVIFNMGWLIYGDFKTGFELGPWWQRLFNGYSITTWMVVFNLGSTGLLVSWLMKYSDNIVKVYSTSMAMLLTMVISIYLFSVKATIQLFLGIMVCIISLQMYFMPVHMLVELPQTLPVTSK; encoded by the exons ATGCAGTGGTACTTGGTGGCTGCTCTTCTCACCATCCTGACCAGCTCTCAG GGTATATTGACTACTCTCTCCCAGAGCAATGGCAAGTACAAGTATGACTATGCAACCATCCCCTTCCTTGCAGAACTGTTAAAG TTGTCTTTCTCAAGCTTCTTCCTTTGGAAGGAATGCCATTCTTCATCTCCACCAAGGATGACAAAGGAGTGGAGGAGTGTGCGACTATATCTTGTTCCTTCAGTAATATACCTCATCCACAACAATGTCCAGTTTGCAACCTTGACTTATGTTGATCCATCTACCTATCAGATAGTGGGAAACTTGAAAATTGTGACAACCGGGATTTTGTTTAG GCTTGTCCTCAAAAGGAAGTTGTCAAATCTACAATGGATGGCAATTGTTTTGCTAGCTGTTGGTGCAACCACCAGCCAG GTGAAAGGATGTGGAGATGCACCATGTGATTCGCTTTTCTCAGCACCATTACAGGGTTACATGCTTGGGATACTTTCCGCTTGTCTTTCAGCTCTAGCTGGTGTCTACACAGAGTACTTGATGAAGAAGAACAGCGATAGTTTGTACTGGCAAAATGTACAATTATATAC GTTTGGAGTTATATTCAACATGGGATGGTTAATTTATGGTGACTTCAAAACTGGATTTGAGTTGGGCCCCTGGTGGCAGCGCCTATTTAATGGTTATTCTATCACAACATGGATGGTTGTGTTCAATTTAGGGTCCACTGGTCTGCTAGTATCATGGTTGATGAAGTATTCAGACAATATAGTCAAG GTGTACTCAACTTCAATGGCCATGTTGTTGACAATGGTTATATCTATATATCTTTTCAGTGTGAAAGCAACAATTCAG CTTTTCTTAGGCATTATGGTCTGCATAATTTCTCTGCAGATGTATTTTATGCCTGTCCACATGCTTGTTGAATTGCCACAAACATTGCCTGTTACATCAAAGTAG
- the LOC101777331 gene encoding CMP-sialic acid transporter 1 isoform X1 gives MQWYLVAALLTILTSSQGILTTLSQSNGKYKYDYATIPFLAELLKWTLDNDPSNFCANITMLLTQLSFSSFFLWKECHSSSPPRMTKEWRSVRLYLVPSVIYLIHNNVQFATLTYVDPSTYQIVGNLKIVTTGILFRLVLKRKLSNLQWMAIVLLAVGATTSQVKGCGDAPCDSLFSAPLQGYMLGILSACLSALAGVYTEYLMKKNSDSLYWQNVQLYTFGVIFNMGWLIYGDFKTGFELGPWWQRLFNGYSITTWMVVFNLGSTGLLVSWLMKYSDNIVKVYSTSMAMLLTMVISIYLFSVKATIQLFLGIMVCIISLQMYFMPVHMLVELPQTLPVTSK, from the exons ATGCAGTGGTACTTGGTGGCTGCTCTTCTCACCATCCTGACCAGCTCTCAG GGTATATTGACTACTCTCTCCCAGAGCAATGGCAAGTACAAGTATGACTATGCAACCATCCCCTTCCTTGCAGAACTGTTAAAG TGGACACTGGACAATGACCCATCAAATTTCTGTGCTAACATCACCATGTTATTGACACAGTTGTCTTTCTCAAGCTTCTTCCTTTGGAAGGAATGCCATTCTTCATCTCCACCAAGGATGACAAAGGAGTGGAGGAGTGTGCGACTATATCTTGTTCCTTCAGTAATATACCTCATCCACAACAATGTCCAGTTTGCAACCTTGACTTATGTTGATCCATCTACCTATCAGATAGTGGGAAACTTGAAAATTGTGACAACCGGGATTTTGTTTAG GCTTGTCCTCAAAAGGAAGTTGTCAAATCTACAATGGATGGCAATTGTTTTGCTAGCTGTTGGTGCAACCACCAGCCAG GTGAAAGGATGTGGAGATGCACCATGTGATTCGCTTTTCTCAGCACCATTACAGGGTTACATGCTTGGGATACTTTCCGCTTGTCTTTCAGCTCTAGCTGGTGTCTACACAGAGTACTTGATGAAGAAGAACAGCGATAGTTTGTACTGGCAAAATGTACAATTATATAC GTTTGGAGTTATATTCAACATGGGATGGTTAATTTATGGTGACTTCAAAACTGGATTTGAGTTGGGCCCCTGGTGGCAGCGCCTATTTAATGGTTATTCTATCACAACATGGATGGTTGTGTTCAATTTAGGGTCCACTGGTCTGCTAGTATCATGGTTGATGAAGTATTCAGACAATATAGTCAAG GTGTACTCAACTTCAATGGCCATGTTGTTGACAATGGTTATATCTATATATCTTTTCAGTGTGAAAGCAACAATTCAG CTTTTCTTAGGCATTATGGTCTGCATAATTTCTCTGCAGATGTATTTTATGCCTGTCCACATGCTTGTTGAATTGCCACAAACATTGCCTGTTACATCAAAGTAG